The proteins below come from a single Argentina anserina chromosome 1, drPotAnse1.1, whole genome shotgun sequence genomic window:
- the LOC126784815 gene encoding UDP-N-acetylglucosamine transporter UGNT1-like: MESEKSQKGPAMTKKGAYAAISYMASAVLLIMFNKAALSSYNFQSANVITLFQMLSSCALLYAMNCWKIISFTVEPQSTTNNPITLVPVKKLVHTLPLAMSYLLYMLVTMESVRGINVPMYTTLRRTTIAFTMVVEYILTGQKHSYRVLGSVGIIIMGAFIAGARDLSFDAYGYAVVFVSNICTAIYLASIAHIGKSSGLSTFGLMWCNGILCGPVLLFWTSIRGDLTGMMNFPHLFSPGFQAVMFLSCVMAFSINYCVFWNTTLNSALTQTICGNLKDLLTIGLGWLLFGGLPFDLLNVAGQSLGFLGSCLYAYFKLRGK, from the exons ATGGAGTCAGAGAAGAGCCAGAAAGGTCCGGCAATGACCAAGAAAGGAGCTTATGCTGCCATTTCGTATATGGCCTCCGCAG TTCTCTTAATAATGTTCAACAAAGCAGCCCTCTCGTCATACAATTTCCAGTCTGCCAATGTCATCACTCTTTTTCAG ATGCTATCGTCTTGTGCATTGCTGTATGCAATGAATTGCTGGAAGATTATTTCTTTCACAGTTGAGCCACAGAGCACTACAAATAATCCAATTACCCTTGTACCAGTGAAGAAGTTGGTTCACACTCTCCCTCTCGCGATGTCTTATTTGCTTTACATG TTGGTTACAATGGAATCAGTCCGTGGTATCAATGTTCCAATGTACACCACCCTTAGAAGAACCACTATAGCTTTTACAATGGTCGTTGAGTATATTCTGACGGGTCAGAAACATTCGTATCGTGTTTTGGGCAG TGTGGGGATAATTATAATGGGTGCGTTTATTGCTGGAGCTCGGGACTTGTCATTTGATGCCTATGGCTATGCTGTTGTCTTCGTTTCAAACATCTGCACAGCAATATATCTCGCTTCTATAGCTCATATTG GCAAGTCTAGTGGTCTTAGTACCTTTGGTTTAATGTGGTGCAATG GAATATTATGTGGACCAGTCTTGCTGTTCTGGACATCAATCAGAGGTGATCTAACGGGGATGATGAATTTCCCGCATCTATTCTCCCCTGGTTTTCAG GCTGTGATGTTTCTTTCCTGTGTGATGGCGTTTTCGATAAATTATTGCGTGTTTTGGAATACTACCCTCAATTCAGCTCTCACACAGACAATTTGTGGTAATCTGAAG GATCTTCTGACTATTGGACTTGGCTGGTTGCTGTTTGGAGGACTTCCATTTGATTTG TTAAATGTTGCTGGCCAATCTCTTGGTTTTCTTGGGTCCTGCTTGTATGCTTACTTTAAACTCAGAGGGAAATAA